A stretch of Crossiella cryophila DNA encodes these proteins:
- a CDS encoding NAD(P)/FAD-dependent oxidoreductase, which translates to MSGPQRIVVVGGGYVGMYTALRLQKKLSAGEVTITVVDPQPNMTYQPFLPEAAAGSIEPRHVVVPLRKVLRKCTVLTGRVSTVDAGRKIVTVLPVEGVPTELPYDHLVLAPGAVARTLPVPGLAECGIGFGSVGEAIHLRNHVLSRLDVASTTDDPALRRRALTFVVVGGGYAGIEVFGELEDMARAALRQHPRLSEKDMRWVLVEAADRVLPEVSPSMADYTVGRLRKRGMEVLLGTRVSAMDGGHVVLTASMLDPASGSSAASEFDADTIVWTAGVKANPLAARSGLPVDARGRVQCDPELRVIGADGVWSAGDCAAVPDLSASGLTVCAPSAQHAVRQAKVLADNLRAAVRGRPVRGYRHKHVGSVASLGLHKGVAEVYGIRLRGFLAWMLHRLYHLSRVPTVNRKVRVMGDWVLTFFCGREVVSLGQVEHPRRDWAAIVAEVESNPQITVPKPFSGTDR; encoded by the coding sequence ATGAGCGGACCGCAACGGATCGTCGTGGTCGGGGGCGGCTATGTCGGCATGTACACCGCGCTGCGACTCCAGAAGAAGCTGAGCGCGGGCGAGGTGACGATCACCGTCGTCGACCCGCAGCCGAACATGACCTACCAACCGTTCCTCCCCGAGGCAGCGGCGGGCTCGATCGAGCCGCGCCATGTGGTAGTACCGCTGCGCAAGGTCCTGCGCAAGTGCACCGTGCTCACCGGACGGGTGTCCACGGTGGACGCCGGGCGCAAGATCGTCACCGTGCTGCCGGTGGAGGGCGTGCCGACCGAGCTGCCCTACGACCACCTCGTGCTGGCCCCCGGCGCGGTCGCCAGGACGCTGCCGGTGCCCGGTCTGGCCGAGTGCGGGATCGGCTTCGGATCCGTCGGCGAGGCCATCCACCTGCGCAACCACGTGCTGTCCAGGCTGGACGTGGCCTCCACCACCGACGATCCGGCCCTGCGGCGGCGGGCCCTCACCTTCGTCGTGGTGGGTGGGGGATATGCCGGGATCGAGGTGTTCGGCGAACTGGAGGACATGGCCCGCGCTGCCCTCCGTCAGCACCCCCGACTGTCCGAAAAGGACATGCGCTGGGTGCTGGTGGAAGCAGCCGATCGGGTGTTGCCGGAAGTGAGCCCGAGCATGGCCGACTACACCGTCGGCCGGTTGCGCAAGCGCGGTATGGAGGTGCTCCTGGGCACCCGGGTGTCCGCAATGGACGGTGGCCACGTGGTGCTCACCGCATCCATGCTCGACCCCGCGAGCGGGTCTTCGGCAGCGTCGGAATTCGACGCCGACACCATCGTGTGGACCGCCGGGGTCAAGGCCAACCCGCTCGCCGCCCGATCGGGTCTGCCGGTGGACGCGCGCGGCCGGGTGCAGTGCGATCCGGAACTCCGGGTGATCGGCGCCGACGGGGTGTGGTCGGCCGGTGACTGCGCGGCCGTGCCCGACCTGTCGGCCAGCGGCCTGACCGTGTGCGCGCCCAGCGCCCAGCACGCGGTCCGGCAGGCCAAGGTGCTCGCGGACAACCTGCGGGCCGCGGTGCGCGGCCGGCCGGTGCGCGGGTACCGGCACAAGCACGTCGGCTCGGTGGCCAGCCTCGGGCTGCACAAGGGGGTCGCCGAGGTCTACGGCATCCGGCTGCGCGGCTTCCTGGCCTGGATGCTGCACCGGCTGTACCACCTCAGCCGGGTGCCCACGGTCAACCGGAAGGTGCGGGTGATGGGTGACTGGGTGCTCACGTTCTTCTGCGGCCGCGAAGTGGTGTCACTCGGCCAGGTGGAGCATCCGCGCCGGGACTGGGCCGCCATCGTGGCCGAGGTGGAGTCGAATCCCCAGATCACAGTCCCGAAACCGTTCTCCGGAACGGACCGGTGA
- a CDS encoding nucleoside hydrolase, with translation MRIVLDTDPGIDDALAILYLAAQADVEIVAVGSVHGNVPAQVAADNSRRILDVLGLDGVPVAVGAARPLAQPLLTSEFVHGPHGLGRWEGPEPSRPAVRESAAEQIVQLARQHPGELDLLALGPLTNVALALLLEPELPSLLRSVMVMGGAVDAPGNATPFAEANIWHDPEAADLVFAAGFELTLVALDVTHSARADADWLDTLAASTGPRGKFAHDVLGFYVDFYSRMLGERCCTLYDPLAAAILLHPDLATYRELPVSVELRGEKTRGQTVADLRGYGKEISAELGGITDRPAIKVARTVDGPEFFKQLTEALIDRV, from the coding sequence GTGCGAATTGTGCTGGACACCGATCCGGGGATCGACGACGCGCTCGCGATCCTGTATTTGGCCGCGCAGGCGGACGTGGAGATCGTCGCTGTGGGTAGCGTCCACGGAAACGTGCCCGCGCAGGTCGCCGCGGACAACAGCAGGCGGATCCTGGACGTGCTCGGGCTGGACGGCGTGCCGGTGGCCGTCGGCGCCGCCCGTCCGCTCGCCCAACCCCTGCTGACCTCGGAGTTCGTCCACGGTCCGCACGGGCTCGGCCGCTGGGAGGGACCCGAGCCGTCCCGGCCCGCGGTGCGCGAGTCCGCGGCCGAACAAATCGTCCAGCTCGCCCGGCAGCACCCGGGCGAGCTGGATCTCCTCGCGCTCGGCCCGCTCACCAACGTGGCGCTGGCCCTGCTGCTGGAGCCCGAACTGCCCAGCCTGTTGCGCTCGGTGATGGTGATGGGCGGTGCGGTGGACGCCCCCGGCAACGCCACCCCGTTCGCCGAGGCCAACATCTGGCACGACCCGGAGGCCGCCGACCTGGTCTTCGCGGCAGGCTTCGAGCTGACCCTGGTGGCCCTGGACGTCACCCACTCCGCCCGCGCCGACGCCGACTGGCTGGACACCCTGGCCGCCAGCACCGGCCCGCGCGGCAAATTCGCGCACGACGTGCTCGGCTTCTACGTGGACTTCTACAGCCGGATGCTCGGCGAACGCTGCTGCACCCTCTACGACCCGCTGGCCGCGGCCATCCTGCTGCACCCCGACCTGGCCACCTACCGCGAGCTGCCGGTCAGCGTGGAGCTGCGCGGGGAGAAGACCCGCGGGCAGACCGTGGCCGACCTGCGCGGCTACGGCAAGGAGATCTCGGCCGAACTCGGCGGGATCACCGACCGGCCGGCGATCAAGGTGGCCCGCACGGTGGACGGCCCGGAGTTCTTCAAACAGCTCACCGAGGCCCTGATCGACCGGGTCTGA
- a CDS encoding alpha/beta hydrolase: MTTESPTLVLVHGAWHGAWTWDELIPLLGEWPVVAVELPTLGDPAAGLAEDAAAVRAAVTAVDGPVVVVAHSYGGVVVTEALAGLPNVAHILYLAAFVLDVGDSLVAAAGGDGSPPWWEVGEDGLVRVTGAAEVFYNDLPAERAQAAVARLRPQALRPFLDELTAAAWREVPTSYLVTTEDNAIPAFVQRQFARRCGSVSELGASHSPFLSRPDQVAELIRQIAK, from the coding sequence ATGACCACTGAATCCCCCACCCTCGTCCTGGTGCACGGCGCCTGGCACGGCGCCTGGACCTGGGACGAGCTGATCCCGCTGCTCGGCGAGTGGCCGGTGGTCGCGGTCGAGCTGCCCACCCTCGGGGATCCGGCCGCGGGCCTGGCCGAGGACGCGGCCGCGGTGCGGGCGGCGGTGACTGCGGTGGACGGCCCGGTCGTGGTGGTGGCGCACTCCTACGGCGGCGTGGTCGTCACCGAGGCGCTGGCCGGCCTGCCCAACGTGGCGCACATCCTCTACCTGGCCGCGTTCGTGCTCGACGTCGGCGACTCGCTGGTCGCGGCCGCGGGCGGCGACGGCTCGCCGCCGTGGTGGGAGGTGGGCGAGGACGGTCTGGTCCGGGTCACCGGCGCGGCGGAGGTCTTCTACAACGACCTGCCCGCCGAGCGGGCCCAGGCGGCGGTGGCCCGGTTGCGGCCACAGGCCCTGCGGCCGTTCCTGGACGAGCTGACCGCGGCGGCCTGGCGGGAGGTGCCGACCTCCTACCTGGTCACCACCGAGGACAACGCCATTCCCGCCTTCGTGCAGCGGCAGTTCGCGCGGCGGTGCGGATCGGTGTCCGAACTCGGCGCCTCGCACTCGCCGTTCCTGTCCCGGCCGGACCAGGTCGCCGAGCTGATCCGGCAGATCGCCAAGTAG
- a CDS encoding TetR/AcrR family transcriptional regulator, protein MTSSASERGPRVFRGEPPVTAELIVDAAERLTAEQGLAGWTVRKLATELDCWPTVIYHHVGDRAAVHHAVADRVVSRMPCPDEDLDWREWFTELLIGARPVLRGFPGVARWLVLRGPIVPSALRILDRGVRVLRRAGFGAESPMVYSTLLNAAILLIMSYDERSAEDQGTKTTITEALGAYRDDPRDGLAAMAEYLLTPDMSEQFYAFTVDRAIAGAQARLTELGG, encoded by the coding sequence GTGACGAGTTCCGCGAGCGAACGCGGCCCCCGGGTCTTCCGCGGCGAGCCGCCGGTGACCGCCGAGTTGATCGTGGACGCCGCCGAACGGCTCACCGCCGAACAGGGCCTGGCCGGCTGGACCGTGCGCAAGCTCGCCACCGAGCTGGACTGCTGGCCGACGGTGATCTACCACCACGTCGGCGACCGGGCGGCCGTGCACCACGCGGTGGCCGACCGGGTGGTGTCCCGGATGCCGTGCCCGGATGAGGATCTGGACTGGCGGGAGTGGTTCACCGAGCTGCTGATCGGCGCCCGCCCGGTGCTGCGCGGCTTCCCCGGCGTGGCCCGCTGGCTGGTGCTGCGCGGCCCGATCGTGCCCTCGGCGTTGCGCATCCTGGACCGCGGCGTGCGGGTGCTGCGGCGGGCGGGCTTCGGCGCGGAGTCGCCGATGGTCTACAGCACCCTGCTCAACGCGGCCATCCTGTTGATCATGTCCTACGACGAGCGCTCGGCGGAGGACCAGGGCACCAAGACCACCATCACCGAGGCACTGGGCGCCTACCGGGACGACCCGAGGGACGGGCTGGCCGCGATGGCCGAGTACCTGCTGACGCCGGACATGTCCGAGCAGTTCTACGCCTTCACGGTGGATCGGGCCATCGCCGGGGCGCAGGCGCGGCTGACCGAGCTGGGCGGCTGA